DNA sequence from the Chitinophaga flava genome:
GGAGTAGTACCACCCTTATCAAGAATACTCTCAATGGTATCCATGACTAAATCCTGCTCCAGAAAAACAACCAATTTCTTAGCGATGTCGCCCTTACGCTTTTCCAATTCACGAAAGAGGGATGTATTTTTCCAATTAGATTTCGGCATTACTTTTTGTTTTGAGGTTTGAGATGTAACTACTTTTAAATATAGTGAATAAATCACACTCTTCTTGCATATCTAAAAACAGTTATCCAAAATGGGTAGAATAATTCCATCGCTGTGTGATCAATGTTACAAAATTCCAGCTACATGAAAGAGAACTTTGTGAAACATTGTTCAATCTAAAAATCAAGTACATCATGCATCACGAAATCGTCTCTCAATGGATGGGTAAAATGCAATTCAACGCTCTCGTCAACGGCCATACGATTATTATGGACGGCCCTGAAAAAGTTGGTGGTGAAGACAACGGCCCCATTCCCAAACCGCTGGTACTGACAGCCCTCTCCGGCTGTACAGGCATGGACGTTGTAGCACTGTTACGGAAAGCGAAAAAAGAAGTTGACAGTTTTGACGTGGAGGTATGCGGCCAATTGTCCCAGGGG
Encoded proteins:
- a CDS encoding OsmC family protein; this translates as MHHEIVSQWMGKMQFNALVNGHTIIMDGPEKVGGEDNGPIPKPLVLTALSGCTGMDVVALLRKAKKEVDSFDVEVCGQLSQGHPMQYTAIHLVYIFKGPEACREEALDAVTQSQEKFCGVSDMLKKIMPVTWDVVYNDVTIFSNKTEEVVNV